A stretch of Cicer arietinum cultivar CDC Frontier isolate Library 1 chromosome 5, Cicar.CDCFrontier_v2.0, whole genome shotgun sequence DNA encodes these proteins:
- the LOC101503526 gene encoding uncharacterized protein isoform X3 has product MDKDISNWVMEFLLRSSVPDSLIQKTLTVLPVSAADSRLKKTLLLRILQTQHLKASLSEMSLHILEQLEELHCNDAVPVPDAMRSAYCAVAVDSTVKYLISSPEDPSGEYFSAVRRIWRGRVVKLSALERRSGIFSDELIQWAEDIEAALWDVRVSERLVGLNTRRDAMNEVKRYLKEAWGLMGPSFLDSMASFSKAKDSRPEGVCEIASGGEMLRKRDDLGKEKMYYVGDGDDKNDNDNVVDDSDDDVAEVSENLGDEQLEERVGTSVDPNQEVGGCDSLKGDKEIRKGNLQPKRKYSSLRTCHRGVKISGAEEVRPTNLLCKYDSLPSAEVKKVRESLKSSSMELKALVKDPLPDALHTSELVRSKLATKDINLGPPIENQSQRVDVPDSNACKIVVLYQPKDAKLEKKSVAHCSNSHRPNLMEQASSARASEWNDSIENLPHESQPRRKKRRWTSLEEETLRAGVKMFGEGNWRTIRDFYSNIFEYRS; this is encoded by the exons atggacAAAGACATATCAAATTGGGTAATGGAATTCCTCCTTCGAAGCTCCGTACCCGATTCACTCATCCAAAAAACCCTAACCGTTCTTCCAGTCTCCGCCGCCGATTCACGCCTCAAGAAAACCCTCCTCCTCCGCATTCTCCAAACTCAACACCTCAAAGCCTCCCTCTCCGAAATGTCTCTCCATATCCTTGAACAACTCGAGGAGCTTCACTGCAACGACGCCGTTCCTGTTCCCGATGCAATGCGTAGCGCTTATTGCGCCGTTGCCGTTGATTCCACCGTTAAATATCTCATCTCATCTCCTGAAGATCCTTCCGGCGAGTATTTTTCCGCTGTTCGTCGGATATGGCGTGGCCGTGTGGTGAAATTGTCGGCGTTGGAACGTCGGAGTGGGATTTTTTCCGATGAGTTGATACAGTGGGCGGAAGATATTGAAGCTGCGCTTTGGGATGTTAGGGTTTCGGAGAGGCTTGTGGGTTTGAACACAAGGAGAGATGCGATGAATGAAGTGAAACGGTATTTGAAGGAAGCTTGGGGATTGATGGGACCTTCGTTTCTCGATTCGATGGCGTCCTTTTCTAAGGCAAAAGATTCGCGCCCTGAAGGTGTTTGTGAAATTGCTTCGGGTGGTGAAATGCTGAGGAAGCGTGATGATTTGGGAAAGGAGAAAATGTACTATGTTGGTGACGGTGATGATAagaatgataatgataatgttGTTGATGATAGTGACGATGATGTGGCTGAGGTGAGTGAAAATCTTGGCGATGAGCAATTGGAAGAGAGAGTTGGTACTTCTGTAGACCCAAATCAAGAAGTGGGTGGGTGTGATTCTTTAAAGGGAGATAaag AAATTCGGAAAGGAAATCTTCAGCCTAAGCGCAAGTACTCTTCACTTCGAACATGCCACAGGGGAGTTAAAATCTCTGGTGCTGAGGAAGTGAGGCCAACAAATTTGTTGTGTAAATATGATAGCTTACCTAGTGCTGAAGTTAAGAAAGTTCGGGAATCCCTTAAATCAAGTTCTATGGAGTTAAAAGCATTGGTCAAGGATCCTCTTCCTGATGCGTTGCATACATCTGAACTTGTAAGATCCAAATTGGCAACAAAAGATATAAATCTTGGGCCACCCATTGAAAACCAGAGTCAACGTGTAGATGTACCAGATTCAAATGCATGTAAGATTGTTGTACTTTATCAGCCTAAAGATGCCAAACTTGAAAAGAAGTCTGTTGCTCATTGTAGTAATAGCCATCGCCCCAACTTAATGGAACAGGCAAGTTCTGCTCGTGCTTCCGAG TGGAATGATTCAATAGAGAACTTACCGCATGAAAGTCAACCAAGAAGGAAGAAAAGGAGATGGACTTCGTTGGAAGAAGAGACACTAAGGGCTGGTGTAAAAAt GTTTGGAGAAGGAAACTGGAGGACAATCAGAGACTTTTACAGTAACATATTTGAATATAGAA gtTGA
- the LOC101503526 gene encoding uncharacterized protein isoform X1, translating to MDKDISNWVMEFLLRSSVPDSLIQKTLTVLPVSAADSRLKKTLLLRILQTQHLKASLSEMSLHILEQLEELHCNDAVPVPDAMRSAYCAVAVDSTVKYLISSPEDPSGEYFSAVRRIWRGRVVKLSALERRSGIFSDELIQWAEDIEAALWDVRVSERLVGLNTRRDAMNEVKRYLKEAWGLMGPSFLDSMASFSKAKDSRPEGVCEIASGGEMLRKRDDLGKEKMYYVGDGDDKNDNDNVVDDSDDDVAEVSENLGDEQLEERVGTSVDPNQEVGGCDSLKGDKEIRKGNLQPKRKYSSLRTCHRGVKISGAEEVRPTNLLCKYDSLPSAEVKKVRESLKSSSMELKALVKDPLPDALHTSELVRSKLATKDINLGPPIENQSQRVDVPDSNACKIVVLYQPKDAKLEKKSVAHCSNSHRPNLMEQASSARASEWNDSIENLPHESQPRRKKRRWTSLEEETLRAGVKMFGEGNWRTIRDFYSNIFEYRSGVDLKDKWRNMLR from the exons atggacAAAGACATATCAAATTGGGTAATGGAATTCCTCCTTCGAAGCTCCGTACCCGATTCACTCATCCAAAAAACCCTAACCGTTCTTCCAGTCTCCGCCGCCGATTCACGCCTCAAGAAAACCCTCCTCCTCCGCATTCTCCAAACTCAACACCTCAAAGCCTCCCTCTCCGAAATGTCTCTCCATATCCTTGAACAACTCGAGGAGCTTCACTGCAACGACGCCGTTCCTGTTCCCGATGCAATGCGTAGCGCTTATTGCGCCGTTGCCGTTGATTCCACCGTTAAATATCTCATCTCATCTCCTGAAGATCCTTCCGGCGAGTATTTTTCCGCTGTTCGTCGGATATGGCGTGGCCGTGTGGTGAAATTGTCGGCGTTGGAACGTCGGAGTGGGATTTTTTCCGATGAGTTGATACAGTGGGCGGAAGATATTGAAGCTGCGCTTTGGGATGTTAGGGTTTCGGAGAGGCTTGTGGGTTTGAACACAAGGAGAGATGCGATGAATGAAGTGAAACGGTATTTGAAGGAAGCTTGGGGATTGATGGGACCTTCGTTTCTCGATTCGATGGCGTCCTTTTCTAAGGCAAAAGATTCGCGCCCTGAAGGTGTTTGTGAAATTGCTTCGGGTGGTGAAATGCTGAGGAAGCGTGATGATTTGGGAAAGGAGAAAATGTACTATGTTGGTGACGGTGATGATAagaatgataatgataatgttGTTGATGATAGTGACGATGATGTGGCTGAGGTGAGTGAAAATCTTGGCGATGAGCAATTGGAAGAGAGAGTTGGTACTTCTGTAGACCCAAATCAAGAAGTGGGTGGGTGTGATTCTTTAAAGGGAGATAaag AAATTCGGAAAGGAAATCTTCAGCCTAAGCGCAAGTACTCTTCACTTCGAACATGCCACAGGGGAGTTAAAATCTCTGGTGCTGAGGAAGTGAGGCCAACAAATTTGTTGTGTAAATATGATAGCTTACCTAGTGCTGAAGTTAAGAAAGTTCGGGAATCCCTTAAATCAAGTTCTATGGAGTTAAAAGCATTGGTCAAGGATCCTCTTCCTGATGCGTTGCATACATCTGAACTTGTAAGATCCAAATTGGCAACAAAAGATATAAATCTTGGGCCACCCATTGAAAACCAGAGTCAACGTGTAGATGTACCAGATTCAAATGCATGTAAGATTGTTGTACTTTATCAGCCTAAAGATGCCAAACTTGAAAAGAAGTCTGTTGCTCATTGTAGTAATAGCCATCGCCCCAACTTAATGGAACAGGCAAGTTCTGCTCGTGCTTCCGAG TGGAATGATTCAATAGAGAACTTACCGCATGAAAGTCAACCAAGAAGGAAGAAAAGGAGATGGACTTCGTTGGAAGAAGAGACACTAAGGGCTGGTGTAAAAAt GTTTGGAGAAGGAAACTGGAGGACAATCAGAGACTTTTACAGTAACATATTTGAATATAGAAGTGGA gtTGATCTGAAGGACAAGTGGCGAAATATGCTGCGGTGA
- the LOC101503526 gene encoding uncharacterized protein isoform X2: MDKDISNWVMEFLLRSSVPDSLIQKTLTVLPVSAADSRLKKTLLLRILQTQHLKASLSEMSLHILEQLEELHCNDAVPVPDAMRSAYCAVAVDSTVKYLISSPEDPSGEYFSAVRRIWRGRVVKLSALERRSGIFSDELIQWAEDIEAALWDVRVSERLVGLNTRRDAMNEVKRYLKEAWGLMGPSFLDSMASFSKAKDSRPEGVCEIASGGEMLRKRDDLGKEKMYYVGDGDDKNDNDNVVDDSDDDVAEVSENLGDEQLEERVGTSVDPNQEVGGCDSLKGDKEIRKGNLQPKRKYSSLRTCHRGVKISGAEEVRPTNLLCKYDSLPSAEVKKVRESLKSSSMELKALVKDPLPDALHTSELVRSKLATKDINLGPPIENQSQRVDVPDSNACKIVVLYQPKDAKLEKKSVAHCSNSHRPNLMEQWNDSIENLPHESQPRRKKRRWTSLEEETLRAGVKMFGEGNWRTIRDFYSNIFEYRSGVDLKDKWRNMLR; the protein is encoded by the exons atggacAAAGACATATCAAATTGGGTAATGGAATTCCTCCTTCGAAGCTCCGTACCCGATTCACTCATCCAAAAAACCCTAACCGTTCTTCCAGTCTCCGCCGCCGATTCACGCCTCAAGAAAACCCTCCTCCTCCGCATTCTCCAAACTCAACACCTCAAAGCCTCCCTCTCCGAAATGTCTCTCCATATCCTTGAACAACTCGAGGAGCTTCACTGCAACGACGCCGTTCCTGTTCCCGATGCAATGCGTAGCGCTTATTGCGCCGTTGCCGTTGATTCCACCGTTAAATATCTCATCTCATCTCCTGAAGATCCTTCCGGCGAGTATTTTTCCGCTGTTCGTCGGATATGGCGTGGCCGTGTGGTGAAATTGTCGGCGTTGGAACGTCGGAGTGGGATTTTTTCCGATGAGTTGATACAGTGGGCGGAAGATATTGAAGCTGCGCTTTGGGATGTTAGGGTTTCGGAGAGGCTTGTGGGTTTGAACACAAGGAGAGATGCGATGAATGAAGTGAAACGGTATTTGAAGGAAGCTTGGGGATTGATGGGACCTTCGTTTCTCGATTCGATGGCGTCCTTTTCTAAGGCAAAAGATTCGCGCCCTGAAGGTGTTTGTGAAATTGCTTCGGGTGGTGAAATGCTGAGGAAGCGTGATGATTTGGGAAAGGAGAAAATGTACTATGTTGGTGACGGTGATGATAagaatgataatgataatgttGTTGATGATAGTGACGATGATGTGGCTGAGGTGAGTGAAAATCTTGGCGATGAGCAATTGGAAGAGAGAGTTGGTACTTCTGTAGACCCAAATCAAGAAGTGGGTGGGTGTGATTCTTTAAAGGGAGATAaag AAATTCGGAAAGGAAATCTTCAGCCTAAGCGCAAGTACTCTTCACTTCGAACATGCCACAGGGGAGTTAAAATCTCTGGTGCTGAGGAAGTGAGGCCAACAAATTTGTTGTGTAAATATGATAGCTTACCTAGTGCTGAAGTTAAGAAAGTTCGGGAATCCCTTAAATCAAGTTCTATGGAGTTAAAAGCATTGGTCAAGGATCCTCTTCCTGATGCGTTGCATACATCTGAACTTGTAAGATCCAAATTGGCAACAAAAGATATAAATCTTGGGCCACCCATTGAAAACCAGAGTCAACGTGTAGATGTACCAGATTCAAATGCATGTAAGATTGTTGTACTTTATCAGCCTAAAGATGCCAAACTTGAAAAGAAGTCTGTTGCTCATTGTAGTAATAGCCATCGCCCCAACTTAATGGAACAG TGGAATGATTCAATAGAGAACTTACCGCATGAAAGTCAACCAAGAAGGAAGAAAAGGAGATGGACTTCGTTGGAAGAAGAGACACTAAGGGCTGGTGTAAAAAt GTTTGGAGAAGGAAACTGGAGGACAATCAGAGACTTTTACAGTAACATATTTGAATATAGAAGTGGA gtTGATCTGAAGGACAAGTGGCGAAATATGCTGCGGTGA